In a genomic window of Bradyrhizobium sp. LLZ17:
- a CDS encoding flavin monoamine oxidase family protein, producing the protein MSGTSEHIVIVGAGAAGLIAARALARAAKRVTILEARDRCGGRIQPLPVSQFGYAADGGAEFVHGEAPITRGLLREAGLSLQAIEGAQWSFDGTKLLREQRDDPHEAELHAALGHLKDDLTVAEFLRRHFAGDAYARMRRSIERMVEGYDAADPERASTLALREEWMDGGHHTQGRIVGGYGALIAFLAAECRKYSVEIRLNCVVTEIEQDGGAAKVRCADGEMLPCDNVILTVPLPLLREIALPQPAREKAARAADIGFGNVIKMLLRFNAPWWRDRTKDLTFLLSDKAIPVWWTQRPSEHHVLTGWFGGPRTAELAGLDPPALIEAGIGSLAAIFGLPRNDLARDVVAAVATNWAHDPFARGAYSWATPQSRAAQSVLARADGPVLFSGEALYRGRDMGTVEAALASGLETAGLLLRG; encoded by the coding sequence ATGTCGGGCACATCGGAGCACATTGTCATTGTCGGCGCGGGTGCCGCCGGCCTCATCGCCGCCCGCGCGCTCGCGCGCGCCGCGAAGAGGGTGACGATCCTGGAGGCGCGTGACCGCTGCGGCGGGCGCATCCAGCCGTTGCCCGTCTCGCAGTTCGGCTATGCTGCCGACGGCGGCGCCGAGTTCGTTCACGGCGAGGCGCCGATCACGCGCGGCCTGCTGCGCGAAGCGGGGCTGTCGCTGCAGGCGATCGAAGGAGCGCAATGGAGCTTTGACGGCACAAAGCTCTTGCGCGAGCAGCGCGATGATCCGCACGAGGCCGAGCTCCATGCGGCGCTAGGGCACTTGAAGGACGACCTCACCGTCGCCGAGTTCCTGCGCCGGCATTTTGCCGGTGACGCGTACGCGCGGATGCGGCGTTCCATCGAGCGGATGGTCGAGGGCTACGACGCCGCCGATCCCGAGCGCGCCTCGACGCTGGCACTGCGCGAGGAATGGATGGATGGTGGACACCACACGCAGGGACGCATTGTCGGCGGTTACGGTGCGCTGATCGCCTTCCTTGCGGCGGAGTGCCGCAAGTATAGTGTCGAGATTCGGCTCAATTGCGTGGTGACTGAGATCGAGCAGGACGGCGGTGCGGCCAAGGTTCGCTGCGCCGATGGCGAGATGCTCCCATGCGACAACGTGATCCTCACCGTGCCACTGCCGCTGTTGCGGGAGATCGCGCTGCCGCAGCCTGCGCGGGAGAAGGCCGCCCGCGCCGCCGATATCGGCTTCGGCAATGTCATCAAGATGCTGCTGCGCTTTAACGCGCCATGGTGGCGTGACCGCACCAAAGATCTCACCTTCCTGCTGTCGGACAAGGCGATCCCGGTCTGGTGGACGCAGCGCCCGTCCGAGCACCACGTGCTCACCGGCTGGTTCGGCGGCCCGCGGACGGCGGAGCTTGCCGGCCTCGATCCGCCCGCGCTGATCGAGGCTGGGATCGGTTCGCTCGCGGCGATCTTCGGCTTGCCCCGCAACGATCTCGCACGCGATGTCGTGGCGGCCGTGGCGACGAACTGGGCGCACGATCCCTTCGCGCGCGGCGCCTATTCCTGGGCCACGCCGCAGTCGCGCGCGGCGCAATCGGTTTTGGCGCGTGCCGATGGCCCGGTGCTGTTCTCCGGCGAAGCGCTCTATCGCGGCCGCGACATGGGCACGGTCGAGGCTGCGCTGGCAAGCGGCCTGGAGACGGCGGGTTTGCTCTTGCGCGGGTGA
- a CDS encoding RibD family protein has translation MKPYVICLMHSSLDGRTHPSRWRPKGAGVDWFEKIHDELAGDAWVIGRVTGSEFAKGKPYPATSSERLPRENWFARRDAKTYGVVLDARGKIGWGRSDIGGDPIVVVLTESVPDSHLAGLRGEGVSYIFAGEAEIDLTLTLDILNHELGVKRLLVEGGGVANGAFLRAGLIDEFNLILSPAVDGARGAPFVFDSTEADSDQRAPLSAMTLESTRQLGGGVLLLRYLIQNDAAAR, from the coding sequence ATGAAGCCCTACGTCATCTGCCTGATGCATTCGAGCCTGGACGGCCGCACCCATCCCAGCCGCTGGCGTCCGAAAGGCGCGGGCGTCGACTGGTTCGAGAAGATTCATGACGAGCTCGCGGGCGATGCCTGGGTGATCGGCCGCGTCACCGGTTCGGAGTTTGCCAAGGGCAAGCCGTATCCTGCGACCTCGAGCGAGCGGCTGCCCCGCGAAAACTGGTTCGCGCGGCGCGACGCCAAAACCTATGGCGTCGTGCTCGACGCGCGCGGCAAGATCGGCTGGGGCCGCTCCGACATCGGCGGCGATCCGATCGTCGTGGTGCTGACTGAAAGTGTGCCGGATTCGCATCTGGCCGGGCTGCGCGGCGAGGGCGTGTCCTACATCTTTGCCGGCGAGGCCGAGATCGATCTGACGCTGACGCTCGACATCCTCAATCACGAGCTTGGCGTGAAGCGCCTGCTGGTGGAAGGCGGTGGCGTCGCCAACGGCGCGTTCCTGCGCGCCGGTCTCATCGACGAATTCAACCTGATCCTCAGTCCAGCGGTAGATGGTGCCAGGGGCGCGCCCTTCGTGTTCGACTCGACCGAGGCCGACAGCGACCAACGCGCGCCGCTCTCCGCGATGACGCTGGAGAGCACGCGGCAGCTCGGCGGGGGTGTGTTATTGCTGCGCTACCTGATCCAGAACGACGCTGCGGCCAGGTAA
- a CDS encoding TetR/AcrR family transcriptional regulator, with protein sequence MIDLERQPLSALAPRERILKTASDLFYRFSIHAVGVDRIIAESGVAKMTFYKHFPSKANMVATYLRHQDAAWFQMLAASTEKPGLSPLERVLAIFDALGESFRSPSFRGCPFVRGLAEFGPDVDSPEVQATIAAHFKGLQEFVTSLVDPLALSKPEKAVIQILSLIQGSIVIAQSTHDPAIAEASRDAARLLLDGASVLSSEPEIREAVTRRGRRPRP encoded by the coding sequence ATGATCGATTTGGAGCGGCAGCCCCTTAGCGCTCTCGCGCCGCGAGAACGGATTCTGAAGACAGCGTCGGACCTGTTTTACCGGTTCAGCATCCACGCTGTCGGGGTCGACCGCATCATTGCCGAAAGTGGCGTCGCCAAAATGACGTTTTACAAGCACTTTCCGTCGAAGGCGAACATGGTCGCTACCTACCTGCGTCACCAGGATGCGGCCTGGTTTCAGATGCTCGCGGCCTCGACCGAAAAACCCGGACTATCGCCGCTGGAGCGCGTCCTCGCCATTTTTGACGCGCTGGGCGAGTCCTTTCGATCGCCTTCGTTCCGCGGCTGTCCGTTCGTGAGGGGACTGGCCGAGTTCGGACCGGATGTTGATTCTCCGGAGGTACAGGCAACCATCGCCGCTCATTTCAAAGGCTTGCAGGAATTTGTAACGTCGCTCGTCGACCCTCTGGCATTGAGCAAGCCTGAAAAAGCCGTGATCCAAATCCTGTCACTCATCCAGGGTTCGATCGTGATCGCACAATCGACGCACGATCCAGCTATAGCGGAGGCGAGCCGCGATGCAGCCAGACTGTTGCTCGATGGAGCATCGGTCTTATCATCTGAGCCTGAAATTCGTGAGGCTGTCACCAGACGGGGCCGCCGTCCGAGGCCTTGA
- a CDS encoding SDR family oxidoreductase, which translates to MNGKVVVVTGTSSGFGRLTALELARRGHTVIATMRGVEGRNAQVRSELIEAAKAEGRVLQVLEMDVTDEASVNSAVNHVIKQHGRIDALINNAGTMFVGVTEAYTVADVERQFAVNFFGAVRADRAVLPHMRAAGSGLLVHVTSLMGRLIFPFFGVYSASKFALEALAESYRYELSSFGVDSVIVEPGAFPSNLLPTSPEPSDEAVLASYGAVAAIPGQIKDSASQAHDPSNPPRPQLVAYAIARLVEATERRPLRTVVMPEGMDLGVERLNEAVTSIQNDMLGAFGMSSMI; encoded by the coding sequence ATGAACGGAAAAGTCGTTGTCGTGACCGGCACGAGCAGTGGTTTCGGAAGACTTACGGCATTGGAGCTGGCGAGGCGGGGCCACACGGTGATCGCGACCATGCGCGGTGTCGAAGGGCGAAATGCACAAGTCCGAAGCGAGCTCATCGAAGCGGCGAAAGCGGAAGGGCGCGTGCTGCAGGTCCTTGAAATGGATGTCACCGACGAGGCGTCGGTCAATTCGGCGGTCAACCATGTCATCAAGCAACATGGAAGAATCGATGCGTTGATCAACAACGCAGGAACCATGTTCGTCGGGGTCACGGAAGCCTACACGGTTGCGGATGTCGAACGGCAATTTGCGGTGAATTTCTTCGGTGCCGTGCGAGCCGACCGTGCCGTTCTGCCGCATATGCGCGCCGCGGGCAGCGGACTTCTCGTCCATGTCACGTCGTTGATGGGCCGACTGATCTTTCCCTTCTTCGGTGTTTATTCCGCGAGCAAATTTGCGCTCGAGGCGCTCGCCGAGTCCTATCGCTATGAACTTTCAAGCTTCGGCGTCGACTCGGTGATCGTCGAACCAGGCGCATTCCCCAGCAACCTGCTCCCAACCAGTCCAGAGCCGTCAGACGAAGCCGTGCTGGCATCATACGGTGCGGTCGCGGCGATCCCGGGCCAAATCAAGGACAGCGCCAGCCAGGCACACGATCCGTCCAATCCGCCACGACCCCAGTTGGTTGCCTATGCCATCGCGCGGCTGGTCGAAGCAACGGAACGGCGCCCGTTGCGGACAGTCGTCATGCCCGAGGGCATGGATCTCGGAGTGGAACGACTAAACGAGGCCGTTACTTCTATTCAAAACGACATGCTCGGCGCATTCGGTATGTCGAGCATGATCTGA
- a CDS encoding Gfo/Idh/MocA family protein — protein sequence MAINASNESGSRGRIRLGMVGGGQGAFIGAVHRIAARIDDQFELVAGALASDPARAKASAKELGIADDRAYGSFEEMAKAEAARTDGIEAVSIVTPNHMHAPVAKIFLEAGVHVICDKPLTTTVAEAEELVVLANKSGRVFAVTHNYTGYPMVRQARAMVANGDLGEIRLVHAEYLQDWLTERVEATSHKQAAWRTDPARSGAGGCIGDIGTHAYNLACFVTGLKLDALLAQLSTFVEGRRLDDDVQILLKWKGGAKGTLWASQVAVGNENGLTLRVYGSKGGLEWAQENPNQLWFTPYGRPKQLLTRGGAGALGEAGRVTRIPAGHPEGYLEGFATIYAEAARAIRAARAGEKPHPEVIFPTVEDGLAGVKFIDAAVRSSASDGAWIRMT from the coding sequence ATGGCGATCAACGCAAGCAACGAATCCGGCAGTCGTGGCCGGATCAGGTTGGGAATGGTCGGCGGCGGGCAGGGAGCTTTCATCGGCGCCGTCCACCGCATCGCCGCCCGCATCGACGACCAGTTCGAGCTGGTCGCCGGCGCACTCGCGTCCGATCCGGCGCGAGCCAAGGCGTCGGCGAAGGAGCTCGGCATCGCCGACGATCGTGCCTATGGCTCGTTCGAAGAGATGGCGAAGGCTGAAGCCGCGCGAACGGACGGCATCGAGGCCGTGTCGATCGTGACGCCCAACCACATGCACGCTCCGGTCGCGAAGATCTTCCTGGAGGCCGGCGTCCATGTGATCTGCGACAAGCCGCTGACGACGACCGTCGCCGAGGCCGAGGAACTGGTCGTGCTCGCGAACAAGAGCGGCAGGGTGTTCGCGGTGACGCACAACTACACGGGCTATCCCATGGTTCGGCAGGCCCGCGCCATGGTCGCGAACGGCGATCTCGGCGAGATCCGGCTTGTCCATGCGGAATATCTCCAGGACTGGCTGACCGAGCGAGTAGAGGCGACCAGCCACAAGCAGGCCGCGTGGCGCACGGACCCGGCGCGCTCCGGCGCCGGCGGGTGCATCGGCGACATCGGCACCCACGCCTACAATCTCGCCTGCTTCGTCACAGGGCTCAAGCTCGACGCATTGCTCGCCCAACTGTCGACATTTGTCGAGGGGCGGCGTCTCGATGACGACGTCCAGATCCTCCTCAAGTGGAAAGGCGGCGCCAAGGGCACGCTGTGGGCAAGCCAGGTCGCCGTCGGCAACGAGAACGGCCTGACGCTCCGTGTCTACGGCAGCAAAGGCGGCCTCGAATGGGCGCAGGAAAATCCGAATCAGCTCTGGTTCACGCCCTATGGCCGGCCCAAGCAACTCCTGACCCGCGGCGGGGCCGGTGCCCTGGGCGAGGCGGGTCGGGTCACCCGCATCCCCGCGGGCCACCCGGAGGGTTACCTTGAAGGCTTCGCAACCATTTACGCCGAGGCCGCGCGCGCCATTCGCGCGGCACGGGCCGGGGAAAAGCCCCATCCCGAGGTGATCTTCCCGACGGTTGAGGATGGCCTGGCGGGCGTGAAGTTCATCGATGCTGCTGTGAGGTCCTCGGCATCCGACGGCGCCTGGATTCGAATGACGTAG
- a CDS encoding sugar phosphate isomerase/epimerase family protein — MKMIKGPAIFLAQFAGDAAPFNSFDSICGWAASLGYEGVQIPSWDGRLFDLDKASQSQDYVDEVKGTAARHGLAITELSSHLQGQLVAVHPAYDAAFDGFAAPQVRGNPKARTEWAVDQVKRAILASRRLGLTVHATFSGALAWPYIYPWPQRPAGLVEAAFDELAKRWRPILDYADEHGVDLAYEIHPGEDLHDGVSYEMFLDRVNNHKRANLLYDPSHFVLQQLDYLDYIDIYNQRIKAFHVKDAEFNPTGRQGVYGGFQSWVDRAGRFRSLGDGQVDFGAIFSKLTQYDYDSWAVLEWECALKHPEQGAREGAEFIKSHIIRVTEKAFDDFAGSGTDDAANRKMLGLS; from the coding sequence ATGAAGATGATCAAGGGGCCGGCGATATTCCTCGCTCAGTTCGCCGGCGACGCAGCGCCCTTCAACTCCTTCGACTCGATCTGCGGATGGGCCGCCTCGCTCGGTTACGAAGGGGTTCAGATTCCGAGCTGGGACGGACGGCTGTTCGATCTCGACAAGGCGTCGCAGTCGCAAGACTACGTCGACGAGGTGAAGGGGACCGCGGCCCGCCACGGGCTTGCGATTACCGAGCTCTCGAGCCATCTCCAGGGCCAGCTCGTTGCTGTTCATCCGGCTTATGACGCGGCGTTCGACGGCTTTGCCGCACCGCAGGTCCGTGGCAATCCGAAGGCCCGCACCGAATGGGCCGTCGACCAGGTCAAGCGCGCGATCCTCGCCTCCAGGCGCCTTGGGCTCACGGTCCACGCCACCTTCTCCGGCGCGCTTGCCTGGCCGTACATCTATCCATGGCCGCAACGTCCGGCGGGCCTCGTCGAGGCCGCGTTCGACGAGCTCGCGAAGCGTTGGCGGCCGATCCTCGACTATGCCGACGAGCACGGTGTTGATCTCGCTTACGAGATCCACCCGGGCGAGGATCTGCACGACGGCGTTTCGTACGAGATGTTCCTTGATCGGGTGAACAACCACAAGCGCGCCAATCTGCTCTACGATCCCTCACACTTCGTGCTGCAGCAGCTCGACTATCTCGACTACATCGACATTTACAACCAGCGCATCAAGGCCTTCCACGTCAAGGACGCCGAGTTCAATCCGACCGGCCGTCAGGGCGTCTACGGCGGGTTTCAGAGCTGGGTCGATCGTGCTGGCCGCTTCCGCTCGCTCGGCGACGGCCAGGTCGATTTCGGCGCGATCTTCTCGAAGCTCACGCAGTACGATTACGACAGCTGGGCGGTGCTCGAATGGGAGTGTGCGCTGAAGCATCCTGAGCAAGGCGCGCGAGAGGGGGCCGAGTTCATCAAGAGCCATATCATTCGGGTGACAGAGAAGGCCTTCGATGATTTCGCGGGCTCCGGCACCGACGATGCGGCGAACCGCAAGATGCTCGGTCTATCCTGA
- a CDS encoding sugar phosphate isomerase/epimerase family protein, which yields MTKPIDRLSIQLYSARSITPLEAQFALVAGLGYRMVEPWGGLFNDPDALRRLLDLHGMTAPSAHVGLDRLRADAVGTARLCKGLGIEIVLAPAPPPGEREGGEQEWRGIGRELNEIGKAVTGEGLRFGWHNHHWEYGRAGSGKTYLECLFEEAPDLVWEADLAWIVRGGGDPVAEIKKHAQRLVACHIKDLAPSGQCADEDGWADPGHGIMDWPALRAAMTEAGVSLFVAEHDKPNDVARFARRARETVSSWT from the coding sequence ATGACCAAGCCTATCGACCGCCTGTCCATCCAGCTCTATTCCGCCCGCTCCATCACGCCGCTCGAGGCGCAGTTCGCGCTCGTAGCAGGGCTCGGCTACAGGATGGTCGAGCCGTGGGGCGGACTGTTCAATGATCCCGACGCGCTGCGGCGGCTTCTCGATCTCCACGGCATGACAGCGCCGAGCGCGCATGTCGGGCTCGACCGGCTGCGCGCGGATGCCGTCGGCACCGCAAGACTTTGCAAGGGCCTCGGCATCGAAATCGTTCTCGCGCCGGCTCCGCCGCCGGGCGAACGTGAGGGCGGCGAACAAGAATGGCGCGGCATCGGACGTGAACTGAACGAGATCGGCAAGGCCGTCACGGGCGAGGGGCTTCGTTTCGGCTGGCACAACCATCATTGGGAATATGGCCGCGCCGGCAGCGGCAAGACCTATCTCGAATGTCTGTTCGAGGAGGCCCCCGATCTCGTCTGGGAAGCCGATCTCGCATGGATCGTGCGCGGCGGCGGCGATCCCGTCGCCGAGATCAAGAAACATGCCCAGCGTCTGGTCGCCTGCCACATCAAGGATCTCGCACCGTCCGGACAGTGCGCGGACGAGGACGGTTGGGCCGATCCCGGCCACGGCATCATGGACTGGCCGGCCCTGCGCGCGGCGATGACGGAGGCCGGCGTCTCCCTGTTCGTCGCCGAACACGACAAGCCGAACGACGTCGCCCGCTTCGCGCGCCGGGCGCGCGAGACCGTATCGTCGTGGACGTGA
- a CDS encoding ABC transporter ATP-binding protein has product MQRASVDIRSLRIGFGGLKVLDNLNLHVAASEFLVLLGPSGCGKSTLLNAIAGLIDVKSGEIHIGGRDVTWAEPKDRGIAMVFQSYALYPRMTVRKNMSFGLQVAGTPQAEIGRRLAEAAQMLRLTELLDRRPFELSGGQRQRVAIGRALVRHAGVYLFDEPLSNLDAQLRAELRVEIKRLHARLGATMIYVTHDQIEALTLADRIAVMQGGVIQQLDTPKTIYRAPVNRFVASFVGSPAMNFIPGRVARDGEAAFVAGTSRFGLNGYVFSSPPTDAPAVLGIRPEHVEVTASDHPRAVPARVEMVEPMGADSLIWCRLDDGTAFSLRHDADAPLRAGDTLTVRFPPETLSLFDDNSGQRL; this is encoded by the coding sequence ATGCAGCGGGCGAGCGTCGATATCAGGAGCCTCAGAATCGGCTTCGGCGGATTGAAGGTGCTGGACAATCTCAATCTGCATGTCGCGGCCAGCGAATTCCTCGTGCTGCTCGGTCCCTCCGGCTGCGGCAAGTCTACTCTTCTGAATGCCATCGCCGGCCTGATCGACGTCAAGAGTGGCGAGATCCATATCGGCGGCCGCGATGTCACCTGGGCCGAACCAAAGGATCGCGGCATCGCGATGGTGTTCCAGAGCTACGCGCTGTATCCGCGCATGACCGTGCGCAAGAACATGTCGTTCGGGCTGCAGGTCGCCGGCACACCGCAGGCCGAGATCGGCCGCCGTCTCGCAGAGGCCGCGCAGATGCTGCGCCTCACCGAGCTGCTCGACCGCCGTCCTTTCGAATTGTCCGGCGGGCAACGCCAGCGCGTCGCCATCGGCCGGGCGCTGGTGCGGCATGCCGGTGTCTATTTGTTCGACGAGCCGCTCTCCAATCTGGACGCGCAGCTGCGCGCCGAGCTCCGGGTCGAGATCAAGCGCCTGCACGCGCGGCTCGGCGCCACCATGATCTACGTGACCCATGATCAGATCGAGGCGCTGACGCTGGCGGACCGCATCGCGGTCATGCAAGGCGGCGTGATCCAGCAGCTCGATACGCCGAAGACGATCTATCGCGCGCCGGTGAACCGCTTCGTCGCCTCGTTCGTCGGTTCCCCCGCGATGAACTTTATCCCCGGCCGGGTCGCGCGCGATGGTGAGGCGGCCTTTGTCGCCGGCACGAGCCGGTTTGGCCTGAATGGCTACGTGTTCAGCAGTCCACCGACTGACGCGCCGGCCGTGCTCGGCATCCGCCCCGAGCATGTCGAGGTCACGGCCTCCGACCACCCGCGCGCGGTGCCTGCTCGCGTCGAGATGGTGGAGCCGATGGGCGCCGATAGCTTGATCTGGTGCCGCCTCGACGACGGCACCGCCTTCTCGCTCCGCCATGATGCCGACGCGCCGCTCCGCGCAGGCGACACGCTCACCGTGCGGTTTCCTCCCGAAACTCTCTCGCTGTTCGACGACAACAGCGGACAGCGTCTCTGA
- a CDS encoding carbohydrate ABC transporter permease, whose translation MTVLAEPLPAARRRRARMTPARWGLYAFILISALYFLLPLYVMVVTSLKPMAEIRQGNILALPVSPSIDAWIKAWTSACTGLTCQGIKVGFFNSLRILVPSVVISILVGSLTGYALSLWRVRGGNILFGAMMVVAFIPYQLFIYPLVRVFSFTGLGQSLATIVIIHTIFGLPTMTLLFRNYFAALPVELFKAARVDGAGFYQIYARIMMPMATPMIVVAVILQTTGIWNDFILGLVFAGRDNLPMTVQLNNIVNSTQGERAYNVDMAATLLTALLPLLVYFGSGRWFVRGIAAGAVKG comes from the coding sequence ATGACCGTGCTCGCCGAGCCCCTGCCTGCCGCGCGGCGGCGGCGGGCGCGCATGACGCCGGCGCGCTGGGGACTCTATGCCTTTATCCTCATATCAGCGCTGTATTTCCTGCTGCCGCTCTATGTGATGGTCGTGACCTCGCTGAAGCCGATGGCGGAGATCAGGCAGGGCAATATTCTGGCGCTGCCGGTGTCCCCCAGCATCGACGCCTGGATCAAAGCCTGGACCTCGGCCTGCACCGGGCTCACCTGCCAGGGCATCAAGGTCGGCTTCTTCAATTCGCTGCGCATCCTGGTGCCGTCCGTCGTCATCTCCATCCTGGTCGGATCGCTCACCGGATATGCGCTGTCGCTGTGGCGCGTGCGCGGCGGCAACATCCTGTTCGGAGCGATGATGGTGGTCGCCTTTATCCCCTATCAATTGTTCATCTATCCGTTGGTGCGCGTGTTCTCCTTCACCGGGCTCGGCCAGTCGCTCGCCACGATCGTGATCATCCACACCATCTTCGGCCTTCCGACGATGACGCTGCTGTTCCGCAATTATTTCGCAGCGCTGCCGGTCGAATTGTTCAAGGCGGCCCGCGTCGACGGCGCCGGCTTCTACCAGATCTATGCGCGCATCATGATGCCGATGGCGACCCCCATGATCGTCGTCGCGGTGATCCTGCAGACCACCGGCATCTGGAACGATTTCATCCTGGGCCTCGTCTTCGCCGGCCGCGACAACTTGCCGATGACGGTGCAGCTCAACAACATCGTCAATTCGACTCAGGGTGAGCGCGCATACAACGTCGACATGGCGGCGACGCTTCTGACCGCGCTGCTGCCCCTCCTCGTCTATTTCGGCTCCGGCCGCTGGTTCGTGCGCGGCATCGCTGCCGGCGCGGTGAAAGGCTGA
- a CDS encoding carbohydrate ABC transporter permease produces MRLSLSSRLSAISALLPALLVMFVVYIGATAWTVWISLTNSRMLPNNNFIGLRQYESLFGNDRWITSVHNIVIYGVLFVSLALAIGFLLAVAIDQRVRAEDTIRSIYLYPYSMSFVVTGLVWQWLLNPSLGLQHVLRSWGFAGATFDWIVRPERVIYCLVIAGVWQASGLVMAVMLAGLRGIDEEIWKAARIDGLPKWRVYLSIVIPMMGASFATAAVLLSTAVVRLYDLSVAMTNGGPGIASEVPAKFVMDHLFERANIGLATAAATTMLVTVIAVVAPYLYWRARKGDIR; encoded by the coding sequence ATGCGTCTTTCGCTTTCTTCCAGATTGTCCGCGATCTCCGCGCTGCTGCCGGCGCTGCTGGTGATGTTCGTGGTCTATATCGGCGCCACCGCCTGGACCGTGTGGATATCGCTGACCAATTCGCGCATGCTGCCGAACAACAATTTCATCGGCCTGCGCCAATACGAATCGCTGTTCGGCAACGACCGCTGGATCACCTCGGTCCACAACATCGTCATCTATGGCGTGCTGTTCGTCTCGCTGGCGCTGGCGATCGGCTTTCTCCTGGCGGTCGCGATCGACCAGCGGGTGCGGGCGGAGGACACCATCCGCTCGATCTATCTCTATCCCTATTCGATGTCCTTCGTGGTCACCGGGCTGGTCTGGCAATGGCTATTGAACCCGTCGCTCGGCCTCCAGCACGTGCTGCGCAGCTGGGGTTTTGCAGGTGCCACCTTCGACTGGATCGTGCGGCCGGAGCGGGTGATCTATTGCCTGGTCATCGCCGGCGTCTGGCAGGCTTCCGGACTCGTGATGGCGGTCATGCTCGCGGGCCTGCGTGGCATCGACGAGGAAATCTGGAAGGCGGCCCGGATCGACGGCCTGCCGAAATGGCGGGTCTACCTGTCGATCGTGATTCCGATGATGGGCGCGAGCTTTGCGACCGCGGCGGTGTTGTTGTCGACCGCCGTGGTGCGCCTCTACGACCTCTCTGTCGCCATGACCAATGGCGGACCGGGCATTGCCTCGGAGGTGCCCGCCAAATTCGTCATGGATCATCTGTTCGAACGGGCCAATATCGGCCTTGCGACCGCGGCCGCCACCACCATGCTCGTTACCGTGATCGCGGTGGTCGCGCCTTATCTTTATTGGCGCGCGCGCAAGGGAGACATCCGATGA
- a CDS encoding ABC transporter substrate-binding protein, with protein sequence MPQAFIAAATRKGKMYAVPINIHGQNWLWYNKEVLASVGAAEPKTWDDAFVILDKLKAGGKVIPLAFSGQKNWEQNLFNSVLIGVGGGPMWIAMMGKRDAALAQSAEFKAVAVAYKKLKDYVDAGAPGRNWNDATNLVIQGKAGMQIMGDWAKGEFVAAGKVADKDYGCTVLSNHGGGYMMGGDVFVFPKSNDAAITKAQMTLAKVMLTPETQIQFALKKGSIPVRSDVDTSALDACAQKGTRYVADKAQQLPSVDMLAAPALVGAVQDAISEYWNTDMSADKFSAKVAAVLKAQY encoded by the coding sequence ATGCCGCAGGCCTTCATCGCCGCGGCAACGCGCAAGGGCAAGATGTACGCGGTGCCGATCAACATCCATGGCCAGAACTGGCTCTGGTACAACAAGGAGGTGCTCGCCTCGGTCGGCGCCGCCGAGCCGAAGACCTGGGACGATGCCTTCGTCATCCTCGACAAGCTCAAGGCCGGGGGCAAGGTGATCCCGCTGGCCTTCTCGGGCCAGAAGAACTGGGAGCAAAACCTGTTCAACTCGGTCCTGATCGGCGTTGGCGGCGGACCGATGTGGATCGCCATGATGGGCAAGCGCGATGCGGCGCTGGCGCAGAGCGCCGAGTTCAAGGCTGTCGCGGTCGCCTACAAGAAGCTGAAGGACTATGTCGATGCCGGTGCGCCCGGGCGCAACTGGAACGATGCGACCAACCTGGTGATCCAGGGCAAGGCCGGCATGCAGATCATGGGCGATTGGGCCAAGGGCGAATTCGTCGCCGCCGGCAAGGTCGCCGACAAGGATTATGGCTGCACCGTGCTGTCCAATCATGGCGGCGGCTACATGATGGGCGGCGATGTCTTCGTATTCCCGAAGTCGAATGATGCGGCCATCACCAAGGCGCAGATGACCCTCGCCAAGGTGATGCTGACGCCCGAGACCCAGATCCAGTTCGCGCTGAAGAAGGGCTCGATCCCGGTGCGCAGCGATGTCGACACCTCTGCGCTCGACGCCTGCGCCCAGAAGGGCACGCGATACGTCGCCGACAAGGCGCAGCAATTGCCATCTGTCGACATGCTGGCGGCGCCCGCGCTGGTTGGCGCGGTCCAGGACGCGATCTCGGAATATTGGAACACCGACATGAGCGCCGACAAATTCTCCGCCAAAGTCGCCGCGGTGCTGAAGGCGCAGTACTGA